The Rubricoccus marinus nucleotide sequence GGTCGATGGAGGAGCGCACGTCGCGCGCGCCCGGCACTCCTGGAGACGGCCCCACGTGCAAAACGCCAATGATCGGCTTGGGGCGTTCAAAGAGGTGCGTGAGCGGCATGAGACAGGGCGCCAGAGGCGGTCGTGTGCGTGCCGTTCTCACACGGCTCTGGCCGCACCTGTTCCGTGCCCGCCCATTTCCAGCCGTTAGCGGTCTAACCGTGCGACTCGTGGCCGCCGCTTGGGGGAACAGGCCTCTGGCGTCGCGTATGGCGCCTCCCGCGCGCGTGAGCGCCAGAGGCCGGCATCAGCCGCCGAGGATGCGGCGGTAGCGCGCGTCATCAGCGAGGACTTCGAGGGCGCGGTCCAAGACCGGGTCGCCTTCGAGGAGCGTTTCGGCCAGGTTGGCTTGGTCGAGGTAGCGCGAGAGGATTTCCTGACGGAGGCGCGCGCGGAGGCGCGGCGCGTGGCGCTCGAAGTCGCGTCCCTTCTCGCGCTCCACGGCGCGGCGAAGCGCGGCGATCTCGCCAGAGGCGTCGTAGCCGGCGTCCTGAATGGCCTGCGCGAGCACGTCGGCTTCGCGCTCCGCCTCGGTCCGGTAGTCCAAGCCGTCACTCTCAGCGAAGCGGCGGAAATCGGCGAGGAGCCGGTCGTCGATGGCGAAGCCGCGGGGGAGCGTGGCGTTCTCGGCGCGGTAGCGGTTGGCGAAGCGGAGAAACGCCGCGCTGCGCACGAGCGCCTGCTCGAGGTCGCTTTCCTCTCCCAGCCCGACCGCCTCGTCCGGGTCCACGCCGCCGCCGGAGCGGACCGTGCGGCCCCTGGCGGTGGTGAACGTCTGGCGCGCGGCCTCGTCCACGCCAGAGGCCGTCTCGCCCTGGCGGTAGTCCACGGACTGGATGCTGCGGCCGGACGGCGTGTAGTACCGCGAGACCGTCACTTTGAGCGCGGTCCCGTAGGGCATCGGCCGCACGACCTGGACGAGCCCCTTGCCGAAGCTGGTCTCGCCCACGATCACCGCGCGGTCGTGGTCCTGCAGCGCGCCCGCCACGATCTCGCTCGCGCTCGCGCTCCGTCCGTCGATAAGGACCGCCAGCGGCAGGTCCGGCGCCAGAGGCTCGTCGCGCGTGGCGTAGCCGCGGACGGTCCCGGACGAGCGCCCTCGCGTGCTGACTACAGGAGTCTCGCGCGGCGTGAACAGCCCCACGATCTCGACGGACTGCTCCAAGAGCCCGCCGGGGTTGCCGCGGAGGTCGAGGACGAGGGCGTTCAACTCACCCCCCGCACGAAGGCTGTCGATCCCGGCGCGGACCTGCGCGGCGGACTCGTAGAGGAACTGTTCCAGCCGGATGTAGCCCACGCCATCGGCGACGAAGGTGGCGGCGCTCACGTCGCGCTGGTCGGCCTCGGCGCGGACGAGCACAAAGCGGAGCGAGCCGCCTTCCCCCTCGCGCTCGGCCTCCAGTTCGAGCGCCGAGCCGGGCTCGCCGCGCAAGAGGTCGCGCGCGGCGGCGTCGTCCAGGCCGCTGGCATCGCGCCCGGCGAGGCGCACGATGCGGTCCCCCACGCGCACGCCCTGCCGCTCGGCGGGGCCGTTTTCCTCCAGCCCGGTGACGACAAGCGCGCCGCCACGCTGCGCCACGGCCAAGCCGGCGCCGCCCACGTCGCCCGACTCGCGCAAGCGGCCCTCGCTCGTTACCGCCTCGTCGTAAAAGAACGTGTACGGGTCCAGCGACTCGATCATCGCGCTGATCCCGGTCCGCATCAGCCGCTCAGCGTCCACCGGGTCCACGTACTCGCCCGCGAGGGTCTGGTACAGCTCGGCAAAGAGGCCGAAGTTCTTGCGGACGGCGAAGAGGTCCGTCTCCTGGGCCGCTGGCGCCAGAGGCCAGAGCACGAGGACGGCGAGAAGGAACGGGAAGCGGCGCACGGGCGGCGGGGGCGTGGGGACGGCAAGATCGAACGCACCGCAGGCCGCGTTTCGTTCGGCCCGCCCAACCCCTTGCCAGAGGCTAGCCGGCGGCCTGCCGTTTTGCCTCGGCCGCAGCCTCCGCCCGTTCCGCTTTCAACCTCTGGCGCTCGACGCCGCCCGCGAGGAGGATGGCGAGTTCGTAGAGCCCGAGCAGAGGGATCGCGAGGAGGATCTGGCTAAACGGGTCCGGCGGCGTGAAGAGCGCTCCCAGCACGAGGATGACGACGAACGCGTACTTCCGCCCCGTCTTGAGCACGGCCGCGGTCACCAACCCGGCCTTCGCGAGGAACGTCACCACGACGGGAAGCTCGAACAGCGCGCCGGCGCCGAACGTCCACGTGATGACCATCGAGAAGTACCGCGAGATGTCGAACTCGTTGGTGATGGACTCCGAGACGTTGAACTGCGCGAAGAACTGGAGCGCGACCGGCGTGATGATGAGGTAGCCGAACGAGGCGCCGAGCACGAAGAAGAACGTCGCGAAGGCCGCCGAGAAGCGCATGCCGTGGCGCTCCTTCGGGTACAGCGCCGGCTCCACGAACTTCCACACCTGGTAGAGCACGACGGGGCTTCCGAGGATGAGCCCGACGGCCAGGACGGTCCCGAAATAGGCGAAGAACTGCCCCGTGATGGTCCGGTTTTGCAGCTCCACGTTGACGGAGTCCAGCCGGAGGACCTCGTACATGAAGAAGCTCGCCCGCGTCGGCGCGAGCAAGATCGCGTCCAGGATCCAGTCCGCGAAGAACAGACAGCCGAGGACGCACACCAGAACAGCGCCGAGCGACTTGAAGATGCGCCAGCGCAGCTCCTCCAGGTGGTCCAAGAACGGCATCTCGGCCGTCATCGTCGAGGGGTCCTTGCGCGCCGTGCCGGTGGGCAGGCCGATGACCGGCGCCAGAGGCGTGTTGGCGCCGTCGCTGCTGTTGGCCTCTTGCGTGAGGGCGCCAGAGGCGGAATCGGAAGCGGGCCGTTCGGCCATCTGCTTAGGCGTGGTCGCCCGAGGTGTCGCCGCTGACGCCGGTCGCGCGGGCGCCTTCGCGGAGGTTGAGTTCGAGGAGGGATTCCACCCACAGGCCGTCGCCTTCCAGACGCGCGCGGCCACCGCTCCAGGTGAAGTTGAACAGCGTGACGACGCCCGCCACGCGGAAGCCGTCGGAACGTAGGAGCGAAACGGCGCGGGCCGCGCTGCGGCCGCTGTTGAGGATGTCGTCCATCAGCGCGATGGGCCGGTTCCGGTCCAGCGGGCCTTCCACCAAGCGGCGGCGGCCGTACGCCTTCCGCCTCTCGCGGATAAAGCCGCCCTTGAACGGGCGCTCTGGCGTGCCGTGCGTGAGGACGGAGCAGACGAGCGGGAACGCGCCGTAGCCGAAGCCAGCCACTTGCGTGATGCCTCTGGCGCGGAGCCGTTCGGCCAGCACACCACCGGCCTCTTCGAACACCTCGCCGTCGAGCATCGGCGTCCGGGTGTCCAGCAGCCAGCCGATGGGCTGGCCGCGGGGGTCCGTGATGGTCTCGTCTTCCCGGCGCACCAGCGCGCTTTTGTACAGCGTGTGGCCCAGGCGAGCGAGAGCGGATTCGGGAAGCGAGCTGGAGTCGCTGGGCATGGTCGGGGGAAGTCGGACGGCCAGGGCGGCGAAGTCGACCGGAGCGATGAGGCCGTTCCGGGAGCCGATGAACGGGGCCGCGCGG carries:
- a CDS encoding S41 family peptidase, whose translation is MRRFPFLLAVLVLWPLAPAAQETDLFAVRKNFGLFAELYQTLAGEYVDPVDAERLMRTGISAMIESLDPYTFFYDEAVTSEGRLRESGDVGGAGLAVAQRGGALVVTGLEENGPAERQGVRVGDRIVRLAGRDASGLDDAAARDLLRGEPGSALELEAEREGEGGSLRFVLVRAEADQRDVSAATFVADGVGYIRLEQFLYESAAQVRAGIDSLRAGGELNALVLDLRGNPGGLLEQSVEIVGLFTPRETPVVSTRGRSSGTVRGYATRDEPLAPDLPLAVLIDGRSASASEIVAGALQDHDRAVIVGETSFGKGLVQVVRPMPYGTALKVTVSRYYTPSGRSIQSVDYRQGETASGVDEAARQTFTTARGRTVRSGGGVDPDEAVGLGEESDLEQALVRSAAFLRFANRYRAENATLPRGFAIDDRLLADFRRFAESDGLDYRTEAEREADVLAQAIQDAGYDASGEIAALRRAVEREKGRDFERHAPRLRARLRQEILSRYLDQANLAETLLEGDPVLDRALEVLADDARYRRILGG
- the tatC gene encoding twin-arginine translocase subunit TatC, producing MAERPASDSASGALTQEANSSDGANTPLAPVIGLPTGTARKDPSTMTAEMPFLDHLEELRWRIFKSLGAVLVCVLGCLFFADWILDAILLAPTRASFFMYEVLRLDSVNVELQNRTITGQFFAYFGTVLAVGLILGSPVVLYQVWKFVEPALYPKERHGMRFSAAFATFFFVLGASFGYLIITPVALQFFAQFNVSESITNEFDISRYFSMVITWTFGAGALFELPVVVTFLAKAGLVTAAVLKTGRKYAFVVILVLGALFTPPDPFSQILLAIPLLGLYELAILLAGGVERQRLKAERAEAAAEAKRQAAG
- a CDS encoding orotate phosphoribosyltransferase — encoded protein: MPSDSSSLPESALARLGHTLYKSALVRREDETITDPRGQPIGWLLDTRTPMLDGEVFEEAGGVLAERLRARGITQVAGFGYGAFPLVCSVLTHGTPERPFKGGFIRERRKAYGRRRLVEGPLDRNRPIALMDDILNSGRSAARAVSLLRSDGFRVAGVVTLFNFTWSGGRARLEGDGLWVESLLELNLREGARATGVSGDTSGDHA